A stretch of Blattabacterium cuenoti DNA encodes these proteins:
- the murI gene encoding glutamate racemase: MKINTLSPIGIFDSGIGGLIIAKEIKMQMPYEDFIYFGDTKNMPYGEKSKEFIIENSMKIASFLFEKKCKALVIACNSIVSNALDTIYQEFHNKLLVFNVIDPVVKDKTFLFSKKIGIIATPATIRSNFYVNKIKESHQHLDIDQISTPLLAPIIENGFDIKKVSFIIRNYLNHFKSIDTLLLACTHYLFLKKKIENFYLGKVHLIDIQKIVVQEIKKKLNEKKLLCIHSPYKKFPIFYTSSSSTFFEKKVRVIFGKKVCIKKHIFF, translated from the coding sequence ATGAAAATTAATACACTATCTCCAATTGGGATTTTTGATTCTGGAATAGGAGGGCTTATTATAGCTAAAGAAATAAAAATGCAAATGCCTTATGAAGATTTTATTTATTTTGGAGATACTAAAAATATGCCTTATGGAGAAAAATCTAAAGAATTTATTATAGAAAATTCTATGAAAATAGCTTCTTTTCTTTTCGAAAAAAAATGCAAAGCTTTAGTGATAGCATGTAATTCTATAGTATCTAATGCTTTGGATACAATTTATCAAGAATTTCATAATAAATTATTAGTATTTAATGTAATAGATCCTGTAGTTAAAGATAAAACTTTTCTTTTTTCCAAGAAAATAGGAATTATCGCTACTCCTGCTACTATACGTTCAAATTTTTACGTTAATAAAATAAAAGAAAGTCATCAACACCTAGATATAGATCAAATATCTACTCCTTTATTAGCTCCTATCATTGAAAATGGATTTGATATCAAAAAAGTCAGTTTCATTATAAGAAATTATTTAAATCATTTCAAATCCATAGATACATTATTATTAGCCTGTACTCATTATTTATTTCTTAAAAAAAAAATAGAAAATTTTTATCTAGGAAAAGTTCATCTAATTGATATACAAAAAATTGTAGTACAGGAAATAAAAAAAAAATTAAATGAAAAAAAATTATTGTGTATTCATTCTCCATACAAAAAATTTCCTATTTTTTATACTAGTTCTAGTTCCACTTTTTTTGAAAAGAAAGTCAGAGTTATTTTTGGAAAAAAAGTATGTATTAAAAAACATATTTTTTTTTAA
- the rpsT gene encoding 30S ribosomal protein S20, protein MANHLSSIKRIKQNRIKRLRNKYMYKSTKTAIKKLLKNQDKKQYPIVISMIDKLSKKNIIHTNKAARLKKRLSKKLF, encoded by the coding sequence ATGGCCAATCATTTATCTTCTATAAAAAGAATAAAACAAAATCGTATCAAACGATTACGTAATAAATATATGTATAAGAGCACAAAAACAGCTATCAAAAAATTATTAAAGAATCAAGATAAAAAACAATATCCTATTGTAATCTCTATGATAGATAAATTATCTAAAAAAAATATTATACATACAAATAAAGCCGCTAGATTAAAAAAAAGATTAAGTAAAAAATTATTTTAA
- a CDS encoding 3-phosphoshikimate 1-carboxyvinyltransferase, producing MSSYINIYKKQKHLYGSISITGSKSISNRLLILKYLYKNDIYIENLSNCEDTQVLKKSLVSTSPILDIHHAGTAMRFLTSYFSIQDGKEVILTGSNRMKQRPISILVEALKKIGSKIGYLEKEGYPPIKIFGKNILGGEIDIEATMSSQYISSLMLVASKFKKGLKIFLKGNITSIPYIKMTFNLLILSGIKAFWKGNIIHIYPFKDNGKKFFNVESDWSSASYYYSMSAIAESSHINLSYYHNKDNSLQGDREVSSIYDKYFGITTVFDQNRITLKKKSNFIRPKFIELDLNKTPDLAQTIVVTCAVTGIKCNLKGLETLKIKETDRLQALKEELIKFGVMTNITDSCLEITDFYRIKINSFIRIKTYQDHRMAMSFSPWSLSSSFLQIEDPNVVEKSYPNFWKDLKILGFSIDE from the coding sequence ATGTCTTCCTATATTAATATTTATAAAAAACAAAAACATTTATACGGATCCATATCTATTACTGGCTCTAAAAGTATATCTAATAGACTTTTGATCTTAAAGTATCTTTATAAAAATGATATTTATATTGAAAATCTTTCTAATTGTGAAGATACACAAGTATTAAAAAAAAGTTTAGTCAGCACTTCTCCTATATTAGATATTCATCATGCTGGAACTGCTATGCGATTTCTTACTTCATATTTTTCTATACAAGATGGAAAAGAAGTTATATTAACAGGATCCAATAGAATGAAACAACGTCCTATTTCTATTCTTGTAGAAGCTCTAAAAAAGATAGGATCCAAAATTGGATATCTAGAAAAAGAGGGGTATCCTCCTATAAAAATTTTTGGTAAAAACATTTTAGGAGGAGAAATAGATATAGAAGCAACAATGAGTAGTCAGTATATTAGTTCTTTAATGTTGGTAGCTAGTAAATTTAAAAAAGGACTTAAAATTTTTCTTAAAGGAAATATTACATCTATTCCATATATAAAAATGACTTTTAATTTACTGATTTTATCAGGAATAAAAGCCTTTTGGAAAGGAAATATAATCCATATTTATCCATTTAAAGATAATGGAAAGAAGTTTTTTAATGTAGAATCCGATTGGAGTTCCGCTTCTTACTATTATTCTATGTCCGCTATAGCAGAAAGTAGTCATATTAATTTATCTTATTATCATAATAAGGATAATAGTTTACAAGGAGATAGAGAAGTTTCTTCTATATATGATAAATATTTTGGAATAACTACTGTATTTGATCAAAATAGGATAACGTTAAAAAAAAAGTCTAATTTTATTAGACCAAAATTTATTGAATTGGATTTAAATAAAACTCCAGATCTTGCACAAACTATTGTTGTTACTTGTGCAGTGACTGGAATTAAATGTAATTTAAAAGGATTAGAAACATTAAAAATCAAAGAAACAGATAGATTACAAGCATTAAAAGAAGAATTAATTAAATTTGGAGTGATGACAAATATTACGGATTCTTGTTTAGAAATAACAGATTTTTATAGAATAAAAATTAATTCCTTCATAAGGATAAAAACTTATCAAGATCATAGAATGGCTATGTCTTTTTCTCCATGGAGTTTATCCTCTTCTTTTTTACAAATAGAGGATCCAAATGTTGTTGAAAAATCATATCCTAATTTTTGGAAAGACTTAAAAATATTAGGTTTTTCTATAGATGAATAA
- a CDS encoding nucleotide pyrophosphohydrolase produces the protein MIIKNIQKLVHDWINNHGIRYFNVLTNTILLSEEVGEVSRIIARNYGEQSKKKNDKNNNEDLGEELSDVLFIIICLANQTGIDLEESFYKKLKKKEIRDHARHHENEKLK, from the coding sequence TTGATAATTAAAAACATCCAAAAGTTAGTTCATGATTGGATTAATAATCATGGAATACGTTATTTCAACGTATTGACTAATACTATACTTTTATCAGAAGAAGTAGGAGAAGTATCTAGAATTATTGCTAGAAATTATGGAGAACAATCCAAAAAAAAAAATGATAAAAACAATAATGAAGATCTTGGGGAAGAGTTGTCAGATGTTTTGTTTATTATAATTTGTTTAGCAAATCAAACTGGAATTGATTTAGAAGAATCCTTTTATAAAAAATTAAAGAAAAAAGAAATAAGAGATCATGCAAGACACCATGAAAATGAAAAATTAAAATAA
- a CDS encoding transketolase family protein, producing MKIYENKGLKETRAGFGKALFLLGEINKKVVALCADLTTSLFMNSFSKKFPERFFQIGIAESNMIGIAAGLSIGKFIPFAGTFANFATSRVYDQIRQSIAYSYKNVKICGSHSGLTLGEDGATHQSLEDIGMMKMLPGMTVINTCDYNQTYAATLAISNYFGPVYLRFGRPAVANFTDENQVFEIGKAVVLTEGKDITIVSTGHLVWESLEASKILYNNKGIECEVINIHTIKPLDEETILKSVNKTKCIVTAEEHNYWGGLGESIARILTTKKCFVPQSLVAVNDIFGESGKPMELLKKYNIDRDTIIHHIQKLLKNKI from the coding sequence ATGAAAATATATGAAAATAAAGGATTAAAAGAAACTAGGGCAGGATTTGGAAAAGCTTTATTCTTATTGGGGGAAATAAATAAAAAAGTAGTCGCTTTATGTGCGGATCTTACCACTTCTCTATTTATGAATTCTTTTTCTAAAAAATTTCCGGAAAGGTTTTTCCAAATAGGAATAGCAGAGTCTAATATGATAGGAATAGCTGCTGGACTTAGTATTGGAAAATTTATTCCATTTGCTGGAACATTTGCTAATTTTGCTACATCTCGTGTGTATGATCAAATACGTCAATCTATTGCATATTCTTATAAAAATGTAAAAATATGCGGATCTCATTCTGGATTAACTCTTGGAGAAGATGGAGCTACACATCAAAGTTTAGAAGATATAGGAATGATGAAAATGTTACCTGGAATGACTGTTATTAATACTTGTGATTATAATCAAACTTATGCAGCTACTTTAGCTATATCTAATTATTTTGGTCCAGTATATTTACGTTTTGGACGTCCTGCAGTAGCTAATTTTACGGATGAAAATCAAGTATTTGAAATAGGAAAAGCAGTAGTTTTAACAGAGGGAAAAGACATCACTATTGTTAGCACAGGACATTTAGTATGGGAATCTTTAGAAGCATCTAAAATATTGTATAATAATAAAGGAATAGAATGTGAAGTCATTAATATTCATACTATTAAACCATTAGATGAGGAAACCATTTTAAAATCCGTTAATAAAACGAAATGCATTGTTACTGCAGAAGAACACAATTATTGGGGTGGGTTAGGAGAAAGTATTGCAAGAATACTTACTACTAAAAAATGTTTTGTTCCTCAAAGTTTAGTAGCCGTAAATGATATTTTTGGAGAAAGCGGAAAACCTATGGAACTTTTAAAAAAATATAATATAGATCGCGATACTATTATTCATCATATACAAAAATTACTAAAAAATAAAATTTGA